A region of the Antedon mediterranea chromosome 4, ecAntMedi1.1, whole genome shotgun sequence genome:
GTCTTCTAACATACGCAAATCAAGTGACCCAAGGCATGCAGTATTTGGAatcaaaaaatgtaattatcaatATGATCCTCGGTAATCTAATGATTGATGTTTCCCAGTGTTTTGTACTCATTAGATAAAATCacttaaagcctgttttccagtcGACATTATGCAACGCTATCATCGTTAGGCTCAACAATCAAGTTGAAATACCGCGGACATTTGATTTCTAGAATTTCCTTGATGTTGTTGTAATGcaaataaattaaacagataaaatgaataaaaaagacGATACCCATTGAAAAGTTAAAAAAACTATTTGAAAGAGGTCCCAATGAGCACACAATGTTCAACATGGCGCAAGTCTTTGTTGTGATAATTCTAAAactatatttgttttctttatatttttagtgTATACATCGTGATTTAGCAGCCAGAAACATACTTGTTATGGAAACAATGGACATCAAAATTGCAGATTTTGGTTTAGCACGAGAAGCCATGGATTATTATCGCCGCAAAACTAAGGTATTTCttactctaaagctctgtctacactatcaaactagtttgacaaaaaaagtgtgatgcacccaaatatggtagtgatatacccaaatatggtagtgatatacccaaatatggtagtgatatgacattgagcacatcacattttgataatgtagacaaagATATATAATAGTGTATGGAACgtcaaattgcattttatttatttttcttattcttAGGCCCGGTTGCCTCTAAAATGGATGGCGCCAGAAGCACTATTTGACCGTGTATTTACCACCCAGAGTGATGTCTGGTCGTTCGGTGTGTTGCTATGGGAAATCATGACACATGGTATGACTCCGTATCCATCTACCGCCACGGATAAGATGATGGAATTTTTGTTATCCGGCAAGAAAATGGACAAGCCGACTGACTGCCCAGAAAATGTGTACGTACtaacttttttttaactatTCACGAGGAATTTTTATGTTGAGTTGCTTTACTGAATAAAAAGGAAAGTTCATAATATGAATGAAAATTGTCATAATCAATAAATTAACCTTATATTTTCAAAGGTATCAACTGATGTTAGATTGTTGGCGATGGGCTCCAAATGAACGACCAACATTTCAGGACCTCACGCTTAAACTCGCAGCGATGCTAGAGAATGAACTACCATAACAACTACCAACAGACGCGGTGAAGTTATCTTTGCACAAAACACTATTTTGATACATATTTATTACCAGTTGCTTTGCCGTAATATTCTCTATAGCTATCTATATAGTtaattataaattgttatttgtaTCAAATTAGCTGGATTATCAATCactgttttttaatacatttcaatatttttattacaaattagTTATTAACTAAATACTAAACAAAATCATGAAatcaaacacgaagatcttatACTGGGAAACATGTTCCTCTAGAATATTGGGAAGGCTTTAAACGCCTAGTGGTAACATCTTGTGCTTAACATGCACAGACAGTAATATAGACATCAATATAGTTGAGTTTTTGTCCATATAACTTTTGATTCGCGATGACTTGGAACTAGGGAACTAGTTAcatcatgttaattcattgcaCCTGTTTCTTTGCTTAATTCCATAACACCATTAGGTGAGTTTCAAGTCTGAATGACGGCCATACATAGCCAATCAAAAGCTTCCTATTAAAATCAACTTGTTTActgaataaaaatgtatatacaaatagaaaaacaaatataaaaccaATTTAGTGGCCTTTGTAATTAACTTCGTCCTATGCTTGCTTACCGATACCAGGGTCCTGGTTCAAGTCCTGATGTGGTACCAGAATATTTCTTGATAAATAGGTACATTAGTTGTATAGTATGTTGTTCTATAGTTTAAGTGACGGCAGCAGATTTTAATGCTGCCCTTTTTTCATGCCAAAAAGTAGAACATTTTTTGATCTATGCTCAATGTGGATAAACATGCACAGTGATTGTACAGTTTTGTATTTTCAATTGTCAATATGCGCACCTTTtccatatttgttttcaatttaatatttcttATAAAAGTGTGTTATTGTTGTGCAGACtctgagataaaaatatttaaataataataatatatctagATATCATGGTACAATGGTATGTTACTGGTTTTGTCAGCAAAAGATAAGTTTGTATTCtactatttttataaaattacataacGGTAGAGTCCAAGAAGTAATACATTACATAAATGGTAGAGTCCAAGAAGTAATAAAgatttttgtatattatacagAGCATTGTTGCGCACATACTGTTTATAGGACGCGTGAATCCCAACCCTCCGTAGGAAATATCTTGTTgacatttattattcatttaattacaACCAATTCAATCATTCTGTACCATAGCTTGATGGGATGTGCTAAGCTGTATATTGATCTTTGTTGtcttattaaatatgtttacaaaaaaTTACATTTGTGATTTATTTCCTTTCATTCATTCCACTGAATTTTAAAGCAGTAAACGTAAACCAGGCtatctacactaccaaactttaagtgacaaaacaatgtgatggacatgatgatgtcatatcaataccatatttgggcacatcacactagtttgatagtgtagatgaaGCTTAAAAGCATGTTTTGTGAATACGATTGCTCCACACACGAGGGAGGTATACCTCACTGCACACGGGCCACCACCACGTACCACTCTCTCTTAGCCCTTCTTCTGTTTCCATGCGTTGTACTTCAAGAAGATTAATATTTTGGTACGATACATGACGGTTTGcaattatttatcaatatatagtaattgtataatatataaatcaaagagctgcataggcaggatatagaaaaaaatcaagatcaaataagttaaaactgcctcaatatagatttattttaacgacatgtttcgggcatagcccttcatcaggtgaaaagaattgtaacaaaggataacatatataagtcacaaaattacatacaaaaatatacatatctgtataataatatacagatacATATTTTCGCAGTACACCGATAATTCAAAACTGTCAATTGAACTACAAAATATGTTCTATATTAGGCTATGGATCCTTTGTGCAAGCAAAGAGAGAATGACGATAAAGActattttttatacatttaatttgaGTGTTcatatataacaatattatttaaaatattcaattaattgTGTTGCTATTTTATCCATGATTAGACTACTAAACAATAAAGCATAGTTTTTACTTTTGTTCATTTCTCTGATAACAAAAATAagttatatagcgccctctgtaTCACCTATAATAATTGTCATTTCCGGAAGATCTCATTATCTgcacattatcattatttatcatCACTAAACATAGAGGTGGGGTATAAAAACAGAAGGAATTCGCTGAAAATAAGAAAATGGCAGCATCCTTATCACAGTTGTCTGTTCTCAGTCAAATCAGCGAAGAATTTTTACTCTGTCAAGTCTGTTTCGAAGGATTTAATAAACCAAAACTGTTGCCGTGTTTACATAGTTTTTGTGAAGCCTGTCTTGGGCGGTATGTATCTGTTCAAGGCACAATAAGGTGTCCTATGTGTAAACAAGATACTGACTTACCCGATAACGGTGTAGGTGGCCTAAAGGATAACttctttatacttaatttatcAGACGTTTTTACGCCCAAAAAGGACGAAGGACCTTCCAGAAGAGCTGTATGTACCGGCTGTGTCGGTCATGAAATAGAGGCTAGTTACAGATGTTTAGAATGTGTAGATTTTTTGTGTGATGAATGCGCTCCAACCCACGATCATAGAATAGCAAGGTTTACAAGACAACACCATATTATATCATTTCCACCGTCTCCTGAAAATAAACCAGGCTATAAAGACGACCCCGTCTGTCAAAAACACGGCCCCGAACTAGCACGATTTTACTGTGAAACTTGCGGCGTACCTATATGTAGGGAGTGTGTTCTCGTAGAACACAAAGATCATTCCCATAATTTCTTAAAAGACGAGGTTGCCAAACACAAGcagaaaataaatatacttttgCATGGTGTTAAAGATAAAATATCTGATTTTGAAGAAGCCCTTAGAAATGTTGACGAAGCCGAGGCTAATTTAGAAGCAAACAAAGGACAAGCTGaatatattattgataaaacTGTGGACGAGTACATCGTGCTACTTCGACGTCAGCAGCAAGAACTGTGCAAGCGCCTGGCACGAGTTTGCGAAAGCCGCCGCAAGCAGCTGACCGCCCACCGAAAGAGTCTTCAAGGGGCATTGGAGAATCTTCTCAGTGGGTTCGATTTCACGCAAAAGGCACTCGGACACGGAAGTCAACTCGATATGTTGTACATAAAAGACGAGGTCATTGACCGCCTTCAAGGCTTGTCAACTATATCTCCGCAACAGGACATGACAATCGATCAACTAAGTCAGTTATATTTTGTAGCTGATGAAACGCTTGTAGAAAGTAGAATTCCCGTTCTTGGTGAAATTAAATGCGGCGATAGAACAGCTTCAGACATCTCTGAGGGCGACACACGATCGCTATGTTCGTATGAATCTTCCGAACCAGGTGAATTGCCGAGTTTAGAAATAGCTTGCCGGTCACCAAAACGGTTTGGTATGCCACCACCAAGTCCACTTCGTCAaccaatgaaaacaaaattgttgtaCCATCTACGTGATGAGTCTGATGAAGCGGGTGAATTTGATTGGCCGAGTGGTGTCGCCGTCACCTCGGATAGTGAGTACATGGGGATTATAGATCGTGACAACGACCGCATTCAGGTATATAATCGTAAAGGAAAATTTGAATGCAAGTTTGGATCGCGAGGGCGTAATCCAGGCCAGTTTGAGCTTCCACTAGATGTTGCGTTTACACAGGACGATGACCCTTTAATCTACATCACGGATGAATATAACCATCGCGTTCAAATTCTCACCTTATATGGAAAATATGTTGCGCATTTTGGCGATAACGGTATGATGAAGCAACCATATGGAATAACGATTGATCACAAAGGGCGTATCATCGTGACCGACATCGGTAAACACCGCATTACAATACACGATCCGGACGGTCGGCTTGTGTACAGCTTTGGTTCCCGCGGTACCGGTGATGAAAATTTCAACGAGCCACGTTACGTCGCTGTGTGTAAGGATAGAATCGCTGTATCCGATCATTGCAATCATTGCGTAAAGGTGTTTAGCATAGAAGGGATCCATCTACATACATTTGGAACGTGTGGGTCGGGAAACGGACAATTCATCGGGCCGACTGGTATATGCTTTGATAAAGATGATAACATCTTAGTTGCAGACTGTGCTGACCGCGTGCAACTGTTCACCACCGAGGGCATGTTTATACGTATGGTTTTGTCGGAGGTTGATGGCATAAGTGGTCCACTTGGAATGGCGCTAAGTAAAGATGGAGAACTTATAGTGACAAACCTAGGAACGCATTGTGTTAACGTCTTCAAATACTCAGGTTGGtcataaacaaatataactataatcaattatatcaattattatctccagttataataaattatcaatatcatttacTGTAATTGACTaacagtattattaaattaattataattaaattacaaataatatttgtataaaaataa
Encoded here:
- the LOC140047865 gene encoding transcription intermediary factor 1-alpha-like → MAASLSQLSVLSQISEEFLLCQVCFEGFNKPKLLPCLHSFCEACLGRYVSVQGTIRCPMCKQDTDLPDNGVGGLKDNFFILNLSDVFTPKKDEGPSRRAVCTGCVGHEIEASYRCLECVDFLCDECAPTHDHRIARFTRQHHIISFPPSPENKPGYKDDPVCQKHGPELARFYCETCGVPICRECVLVEHKDHSHNFLKDEVAKHKQKINILLHGVKDKISDFEEALRNVDEAEANLEANKGQAEYIIDKTVDEYIVLLRRQQQELCKRLARVCESRRKQLTAHRKSLQGALENLLSGFDFTQKALGHGSQLDMLYIKDEVIDRLQGLSTISPQQDMTIDQLSQLYFVADETLVESRIPVLGEIKCGDRTASDISEGDTRSLCSYESSEPGELPSLEIACRSPKRFGMPPPSPLRQPMKTKLLYHLRDESDEAGEFDWPSGVAVTSDSEYMGIIDRDNDRIQVYNRKGKFECKFGSRGRNPGQFELPLDVAFTQDDDPLIYITDEYNHRVQILTLYGKYVAHFGDNGMMKQPYGITIDHKGRIIVTDIGKHRITIHDPDGRLVYSFGSRGTGDENFNEPRYVAVCKDRIAVSDHCNHCVKVFSIEGIHLHTFGTCGSGNGQFIGPTGICFDKDDNILVADCADRVQLFTTEGMFIRMVLSEVDGISGPLGMALSKDGELIVTNLGTHCVNVFKYSGWS